The region ttcgaaactttattgtcgtaaagacttaatctgacttcgtgcctttaggatttgttgtcacggatgtcatgaggatcgttgctgtcaaatttgttttcagaactgataactttgaagttttgagcctttattttggaccaaaatgcccctgcgtagtcgtatttcggcccgattgtccgaaaattgttctgacagtttctttgccttagttttaccctaaaactaccttgtaaactgatttgatcgaagaaaaagagccgaagcccttttctccttatggccgtgggttttcctaaggggaggggagtttttcgttttcgaaaacttgtcctttcgtacccgtttgtcgtattctgaagctttgatgctttgtctatcgtttatgtattgtattgcgatcgaactaatcgattttgtgtggattctgctttgtttttcctccgaggttcagttgaaggaactttggaagtttcaaggcattcctgtgaaggagatttgatttgcgaagctggatcagctcgaggttagggcaacttactatatattagctatgactgcatgataggcgtcgataaattcgacttatgtttatctgatgttgtttctgatgatgagttgatgttatgatgcttttccatacttgtgatgttgtgcttttgttggattgagcgttttgacgcaatttcggagtggagattcactgatctggtgatctttgatatctcgggttggatgaacaaccctaggcaagtccaaatgtggggtttgagacttagccatttgttgggattcgttggaattcctagactttccccgggaaatgtattttgggtggttgatctttgaaaacttagaatgatagagctttgaaaaactaaagacttgggaaacttagactttgagaaataaactcataacttgactaattcgaattgaaacaatttttattaacgtttaagcataggagaactgaaggggaaaatatttacgaaagacggggaaaagtcgactttgttgtgggtttggagagttatcggaattgggggaagccactaaggtgagctatggtgatgattgaaagtcaccgagtactctagtactcttggggattgttgtggagccgtgttgtattgaccgacacctagtgctcttgttgtttgggctgtgttgtattgaccgacactagacccttgtgtattctgtggatggagttgtgttgtattgaccgacacttactccgagttgtgttgtattgaccgacactaactcatgggtttgttgagattgggttgtgagctaaacactttcgtggtaaggacgattcgttgtttggctaaccacgttgcattcaatcgggtgaataacgggaatggttcacctgtgcatatcatggtgaataacgggaatggttcaccttgcattaatgatgaataacgggaatggttcatcattcggtgaataacgggaatggttcaccaaggatgaataacgggaatggttcatccaggatggatttcatccaggatggataacgggaatggtccatccatagtgaaaatgcttcacttgtggcgaacgggaacgcgtcacaaatccggatacatattgtgcatttcacgcatacattcatgctgactgagattgtgtgttgtttgtttattgaagcaatgttagagccataacatgctaggattgtttatatgtatatatatcaacatatatctataccccatatcacatgttgagtgtatatctacttattgctgtgagttgaccctagcgccttggctttgtttgtatgtttgtgtttgggcggtcggcctgctgccagatgtcgatggccgactggtgttcgatggtctctccctcgggggggatcagatatgagcttgtggatcgggatgcccccaccgcttgggtgatcgatgttgtgggtcatcgagcgacgtaccggggaagggtcatggaggaccggactgacgagtgtgaacatctgacgaaagaagttctacgacgcatggagctgagcttcaacttgccgtcttcagttcgccgaggactcggatgtgtgagcagttatgggttggtagagttaggcaggcgtcatatttgtgtagagctctgattcgttttgcttttgggacggggtaggttcccgacgcatggcttttgtgtggttctcttattgagggatcacagtgagtcagtcggactataggagtctttgcttaggccattttgaggccgactttctcccagtggattgtaattataaccttttcactcacacttctggatctgtaactatttgcctacgggcacactactttggagtcactgcgagtgcgcgtgacatgggagtgcagctgaggctgtacatgtgtatatatttgtgtgttggttgggttttgtctttattttctattgcttgatttaaaaggtatcaaacaaaaaaattacctgttttcagcgtaaagtctatttttggttactaaagtgacacctggaaatcggggtgttacacacgttttgtaaacctctataaattttcaagtcacaattcaaagtacaaaaatcaggaaaaatcgtacactaaccgcagttcgtaagaaactggacagcttaacctatactcactaaaatacacataacgcgagctacagacgtcagaatgacgtgaaaccagtggcaaaagtttcgtaacagaaaaacctacaacttttatgaagactacttcttcaaattcggccagtaacatagcacgaaaaagggtacaagagaacgtaaatttctgcgcatcatgcaagcctatcatcgacccccaaaatcatctaaaaaccaaaccctaactatttcaatttgggaatttttgcaacctagggttcctaaatcatgctttctatcattatccactatcataccaatccataaaacatgaattcaaacccttacctcttgtagatcagttctaagttttctcctcttttctcctctccttctctgctttcacgtgtttcttgttctgcttctcttctaatccttatttttttttcttttctttctttctatttcactcctaacccttaaataaccatacaatgggccccactctcaattactcacactaaaccctaaaaccttatttatctatatcacataatcacttaattatctaataaaatcacttaattaccatataccataatactaattaaaataaaataataaataacctaataacagaaaatggggtgttacagtgGATGTGCACTATCATGTATGCGTGCCCACAACCAGCAAGGAGATTGCAACTTTGGGAGCACCTTGCATCCTTTCGTCAACAGAATCAGGGACCGTGGTTGGCGATTGGTGATTGGAATGAAGTCTGCTCACCATCAGAGGTTTTAGGAGGGGAGTTTAATGAAAAACGTGCCATGAACATGCTCAACATGATGGGAACGTGCGATTTCATAGACCTGGGGTTTATGGGACCAAAGTTTACGTGGGAGTGAGGGGAGAATGGAAGAAGGATCATGGCAAAGCGTTTGGACAGAGCTCTTGGCGATGTGGCTTGGCAGCTGCGATTTCCGGAAGCGTATGTCGAACACTTAGCTCGTGTGTACTCGGACCACTCCCCCTTGCTGGTTCGGTTTCATGCACCGTCCGACGATAGATTACCTCGTCCTTTTCGTTTTCAAGCGGCTTGGGCCATGCACCCGTCGTTTGGTGATCTTGTTGCCACTTCTTGGGGACGTTATGCACCATCACTCACTAGGAAGCTCCATCATGTGCAGCGGGCAGCCACTGAGTTCAACAAAAGTGTCTTTGGCAATATCCATAGGCGCAAACACAGATTGGAGCAATAGTTGCAAGGTGTACAAAGGGATCTTGATTTGCATGCAACAGAGGCGTTGACAAGGCTTGAGAGAGCCCTGTACAAGGAGTATAATGATGTATTGTGTCAAGAGGAAATGCTTTGGTTCCAAAAATCGCGTGAGAATTGGGTGCGGTTTGGAGATCGAAATACTAAATTCTTTCACACCCAAACCATAGTACGGAGGAAGAGGAATAAGATACACGGGCTCTTTGGGCAAGATGGGACATGGTGCACAGATCCTTTGATGCTCCAAGAGGAGGCGAGgtctttttttctaaatttgttttctgttgaTGTCCAGGTAAACAGGAACTATATTATGGAGAATAGACCACCCACAATACCACTGCAGGAGTGGGAGAAGATGGTGGCCCCTGTGGATCTAGAAGAGGTACGAAGAGCGGTCATGGGAATGCAATCCTTCAAGGTGCCCGGAGCGGATGGATTCCATGCCTATTTTTACAAGCAATATTGGAGTATTTTGGGAGCTGATTTGCACCATATGGTGGATATGGCATTCAGGAATGGACATGCGGATTCGAAATTACTGGATACTCTTTTGGTACTCATTCCTAAGGTGGACAACCCAGTCCGGCTTAAGGATATGAGGCCCATAAGCTTGTGCAATGTTGCTTATAAGGTCATCACCAAGGCGCTGGTAAATCAGTTCCGACCCCTTTGTCATGACTTGGTGAGCCCTTTGTAAGGTAGCTTTATACCTGGTAGAGGGACCAGGGACAACATTCTTCTGGCCCAGGAGGTAATGCATACACTCCATACACACAAGAGGGGTGGTGGACTTGTTTCTTTTAAGATTGATCTTGAGAAGGCTTATGACAGAGTCAACTGGGACTTCCTCATGACCACTTTGCATGATTTTGGGTTCCCCCCAGTGGTGGTGGATCTCATCATGTGAGGAGTGAGAGGGTCTAATATTTCTGTTCTATATGGGTCCAAGTTACCATCATTTACGCCGCAGAGAGGCCTCTGCCAAGGTGATCCTCTATCTCCTTACCTGTTTGTGCTATGTATGGAACGCTTGGCAATTCAAATACAGAAACTGGTGGCTGAGGGAGCATGGCATCCTGTACGTATTACCAAGGATGGCATAGGtatttccaatttattttttgcGGATGATGTTCTTCTGTTTTGTCAAGCTACAAAGGTGCAGATTCAATTGACCACAAAAACCCTTGCTGATTTTTGTGAGGCATCTGGCATGAAGGTTAACTTGGATAAATCTAGGATGTTTTGTTCTAAAAATGTGGATCATAGGAGACAGCAGGAATTATCCTCAATATCCGGCATTCCACTATTGAAAGGAAGAGTTACCAAGGCGGTTTTTGCACCAATCATTGACAAGATAAATTCTAGATTGGCTTCATGGAAAGGCAAGCTCTTAAATAAAGCGAGCAAACTTTGCTTGGCCAAATCTGTGTTATCTTCACTACCGGTCCATGCAATGCAATCCTTGTGGCTCCCTGATTCTGTTTGTGAGCATGTTGACAAGAGGGTTCGTAATTGCATTTGGGCTAGGGGGAACAGCTTCGAGGTTGGAATTTGGTCTCATGGGATGATGTTACCCGTCCAAAGTCCAAAGGTGGTTTGGGTTTGCGCGCCGGGCACACTCGAATAATGAGGCACTTTTGGGGAACTTGGTGCACAACATGCTTCATGAGAAGGATAAATTGTGGGTAAGGGTGCTTGGTCAGCGGTATGTGACaaatgtgaaggtatgaaaaacggtagaaagggggggtttgaataacgttttcagtacaaaactaccaccttgaagattttaacaaatcttttcgagaactaagtgcaaaagatagagatagaaaagcacacaaggattttatcctggttcacttgataaatcactcaagctactccagtccacccgttaaggtgatttcttccttcttagaatgaaggcaatccactaatcaggtaagagttacaactgcacttgaaacctacaagtgactaacaattacactgacttagctcacactaagattcactctcttagtcttctctaggatccgatcaaccttgatctcctaaaggaatcaccactaagattcactctcttagtcttcttaaggatactgacctacccggtcccttaaggaaaatcaaacaactgtttgaggttggtgtttacaagggtttgcttctgaataagctgagtgtaaactaaaataaattacaagatgaaagaaagcttagaatattttgaatgtcttgcgcgtgtgttgcttcttagttttttctacttttttttattctagccgcttctttcaatcttcagcctctatatatactccaaggattagggttgagcgttgcatggaaatgctaccgttggagggcagttctggaaaatccagcttctgctgtggctgagaacgttaggtaggtcgtcaggaaggtacactgcttttgtacttggatagcgacttgaccttttaacctaggagacttctgatcagaggaatgcttcgtataggaacttgtgaagccggttgatcagagtcagagggaaagcacagatcctctgaccattgtatcttctgattctgaactcagagggaagaacatggccttcagagtttcttgcttctggacttcagagtttccactattcagcttctggatcttcagagtcttctacaccatcagaacatctgaaccttcagtgtttcttggttgtcagaacttctggatcatcagagcttctagcgactgagtcctcatcagagtttgtatagcttcagatcttctgaagcttttccactgttcatactgaacatggtgaatgcgaaagcgttgcttgggttaccctttatacacagtgcttctgatttgtgtgaaattgagtcagggtcagagcctgtaaacagcacactcagaaaaacacgttagagtaccacaattgttcatatcaaaaggttaacttgtaatcatcaaaacatagagttgtactactagatcaaaacttgatcttacaatctccccctttttgatgatgacaaaactaagatttttgatgaacaattcttaaacattaaactgaattcactcagagtttagagatatagaataagacttatcctgatgtgaatagtttatgttgctcattctgaattcaagtcactgcttgattctgagcttagctccccctgaatctaatacttgatgaaaacgttagtaaagtctagattctgagctaaatcatataagagttcagagtgaaaagcttatgacatagatgaaaaacgaataatcagagcgcataagtgatcagagtcatggacaaggtatcagagtcttgggtatcagagtcaacttagaatcacttcagaagaagtgaaatgtattccttgtatttgcccagtgacacatctatggtcatgaaggtggaactcttaaaatctccaaaagaaaaataagtcacactaacacatcttacacatcaaaaactgggtttactccccctttttgtcataagcaaaaagctcggggtgtgaaaaacttagcttgaagtacaaggtactcccccttagagaaggtctaagtttaaagaaaatgaagacgatgtaagaatcagagtgaggcgataataaatagaggagttaatgcaagggatgaacgtttaccaccggtcaagtgagtaaatagaagggtcagttaccaagtacttaacctcgagaaactgtaagagcattaactttcagagagaaggtgaagcctataaaaacgttggagagaaaggtaagcttcacatctcgaataattttcagtaagaaaaatggcatcatacagaatggcattagaagagctcagaaggaaggcgtttgaggaagatatgttcctcaatattaggcatcccgatggtacacagaccatacaagagctgacgaagacactgcttgaagaagatcttggtccagagatggagaaagatctgaaggagttcctctgcttcgtggaagagattcaggagctttgccagcgggagctgaatctgctggaagagaaggagactgtggaaaagagactcaagacgacagaagatagtctagaaaaagatgatctgagcatcaaactttgcaacatagagtatgcattggatcgtctggagaaggaaagagtggagcagcgccaagaatgcagaagaatgaggaaggatcctccattctagatatagggaataatgtatgatggaaacaGTTATGATGTAaccatagaacaattatgaataaaacaggttttgcaaacatatgtgacacaaatatatatagatatatgcatatagaatcacaaatgaacaaattaaagta is a window of Lotus japonicus ecotype B-129 chromosome 5, LjGifu_v1.2 DNA encoding:
- the LOC130719350 gene encoding uncharacterized protein LOC130719350, which translates into the protein MAKRLDRALGDVAWQLRFPEAYVEHLARVYSDHSPLLVRFHAPSDDRLPRPFRFQAAWAMHPSFGDLVATSWGRYAPSLTRKLHHVQRAATEFNKSVFGNIHRRKHRLEQ